From Linepithema humile isolate Giens D197 chromosome 8, Lhum_UNIL_v1.0, whole genome shotgun sequence, one genomic window encodes:
- the LOC137001737 gene encoding uncharacterized protein, translated as MERELGHPIIHAGRTREYRVLDGTLVDGYYESLENGVTRHHVFQFHGCFWHGCPSCFRINRDSNLSVNSERRNTIDLRYEHTVATTYRLRKCGYTVTEKWECDFDRAMAVNSVMREYLQHHQMVENEPLNPRDAFYGGRTGNVATRYEITGTEKIRYIDVCSLYPYVLKTGTFPIGHPTVYVGEECSVLIGEGPNYNFDSVEGLVRCKVLAPRDLFHPVLPYRVRGKLLFALCRSCCKTFSRENCTHVPSEREFTGTWVSCEYRKALEKGYFVSEVSEIWQYNATRYDHGTRQGGLFAEYINTFLKLKQETSGWPSECTDDEAKERYLRDYEETEEADVPSPLTNVVLAAYTTALARLVLYKYLERLDRRVLYYDTDSCIYVSSGDPSEYEPRTGNFLGDITNELESYGSGSYIEAFISGGPKFYAYVVRTPKGLTHKVCKRLRGPNQLVQVRELYASASKRSPPPPPPPSVGSKLIAS; from the exons GACGGCACACTCGTCGACGGATATTACGAATCGTTAGAAAACGGCGTAACACGACATCACGTGTTTCAATTTCACGGATGCTTTTGGCACGGTTGCCCGTCGTGCTTTAGAATCAACCGCGACAGTAACCTCTCCGTAAACAGCGAACGTAGGAATACGATTGATTTGCGTTATGAGCATACCGTCGCAACGACATATCGTCTTCGAAAATGCGGATACACGGTGACGGAAAAATGGGAGTGCGATTTCGATCGTGCAATGGCTGTAAATAGCGTAATGCGGGAATATTTACAGCACCATCAAATGGTTGAAAACGAACCGCTCAATCCGCGCGATGCGTTTTACGGCGGGCGTACGGGGAATGTTGCGACTCGATATGAAATTACGGGTACAGAGAAGATACGATACATCGATGTATGTTCTCTGTATCCGTATGTTTTAAAAACGGGTACTTTTCCGATCGGACATCCCACGGTGTATGTCGGTGAGGAATGTTCGGTACTAATCGGAGAAGGCCCGAATTACAATTTCGACTCCGTCGAAGGCCTCGTACGTTGCAAAGTACTCGCACCGCGCGATCTCTTTCACCCCGTGTTACCGTATCGCGTACGCGGAAAATTGTTATTCGCGTTGTGCCGCAGTTGCTGCAAAACATTTTCACGCGAAAATTGTACACACGTGCCTTCCGAACGTGAATTTACGGGTACATGGGTATCGTGCGAATATCGCAAAGCGCTTGAAAAAGGTTATTTCGTGTCGGAGGTTAGCGAGATTTGGCAGTACAACGCAACACGCTACGATCACGGTACGCGGCAGGGTGGATTATTCgccgaatatattaatacatttttaaaattaaaacaagaaaCCAGCGGGTGGCCGAGTGAATGTACCGATGACGAGGCTAAAGAACGATATCTTCGCGATTACGAAGAAACCGAAG AGGCCGACGTTCCCTCGCCTCTTACCAACGTCGTTTTAGCGGCGTACACGACGGCGCTAGCGCGATTagtgttgtataaatatttagaacgcTTAGATCGacgcgttttatattatgataccGATTCTTGCATTTATGTAAGCAGCGGTGATCCTTCCGAATACGAGCCGCGTACGGGTAATTTTTTGGGCGATATAACGAACGAACTCGAAAGCTATGGGTCCGGTAGTTACATCGAGGCGTTTATATCCGGTGGCCCGAAATTTTATGCTTACGTTGTTCGCACACCGAAAGGACTCACGCACAAAGTTTGCAAA CGTCTCCGCGGACCGAATCAGCTTGTTCAAGTCCGCGAGTTGTACGCTAGCGCAAGCAAgcggtcgccgccgccgccgccgccgccgtcagTGGGCAGTAAGCTTATCGCGTCATAG